The Lottiidibacillus patelloidae nucleotide sequence AGAAGAGAATATGTTATCACACATTGTGAATTCGTTAAGTGGTAAAGACATATGTGATGTCTACGTTTCAGGAAATCCAATTGTAAAACAAGGAGCTTCCGTTACAATGGACGAAGAAAAAATTATTTATGAGGCAAACCGTGTATTTAAAAAATTATGTAGTTGAAACTTGCATAATCTTGAGGATGACTATGCAAGTCTCTAGTGTGTGGGTTGGAACAAAATTTTTATTTTTGATTTGAATCATTATCCCAAAATGCTACTTTTTATTGGTATAATAGTCTAGTGTAACGAATTTCTTTGTTACACTTCTTATCGTTAGTTTTGCTCATCATATCAATAATTATTTATAGCAATTTTTTGGAGGTAGAGGAAGTTTGAATAGCAAAATTGAAGTATTATCAACAGTGAAAGTAGACCGTTCAGCAGACCTTTATAAGATTGTCGACAGCCTGAACAGAACGCTGAAACATCAGGACTTAATGTTTGGATTAGCCCTTGATGAAAAAGACCCAAATAAAATGGTATTTACCATATACCGAACGTGAAGCTATGACCAAACGCAGGTGGATTATCTCATTGATAATACTAATTAGTATTATCCTTTCATTTCTGTTCGTCCTCTATTTTACTACGATGAGTCCCGATAGTAAGCTTTCTAAGCAGGCAATCGACAGAATATATGAAAACTCAAAAATTAAGAAAATCCTTGATGTAGAACATTATCACGGAGAAAAATCTTACCGTGTTATTGAAGCGGAAACAGCTAATCAAAGTGGTTATTTCTTTGTCCCTGATGAAACTAGTGAAGAGATAATTTTTGTAAATAAAGAAGAAGGCATTACAAGACAAAATGCTAAAGAAATTATTTTAAAAGAAAAAAAAGATATTGAAATACTTGATATA carries:
- a CDS encoding YpmA family protein, whose protein sequence is MNSKIEVLSTVKVDRSADLYKIVDSLNRTLKHQDLMFGLALDEKDPNKMVFTIYRT
- a CDS encoding cell wall elongation regulator TseB-like domain-containing protein, with product MIILISIILSFLFVLYFTTMSPDSKLSKQAIDRIYENSKIKKILDVEHYHGEKSYRVIEAETANQSGYFFVPDETSEEIIFVNKEEGITRQNAKEIILKEKKDIEILDIRLAIDRKKPLWEIVFKEKNGQRTFFYITYKSGEFYKRLTISN